Proteins found in one Venturia canescens isolate UGA chromosome 8, ASM1945775v1, whole genome shotgun sequence genomic segment:
- the LOC122414974 gene encoding uncharacterized protein, with protein MKRKCCVPSCNSSEKCTVCQVSLSYFKIPKDFSLLKKWEIALGLKDQGLSSRDRICSSHFKKGDILTKRFISTKRPSTNSKIIYEVSKLERDSVPALFFLDVKRCCHKGNKQPPSTTNETPRSLECLEGPLGTSATVTSLSEDTDDSSDEEQHEKRHLRPTRRDYRLVAQRVQYRSRRRQIRAFQELRAKWLAKSKTLEKQTRLLEKRIHELVEVQTSDIE; from the exons ATGAAACGCAAGTGTTGTGTCCCTTCGTGCAATTCATCGGAGAAGTGTACCGTTTGCCAAGTTAGTCTTTCGTATTTCAAGATACCGAAGGatttttcattgttgaaaaaatgggaaattgCCCTTGGTCTAAAAGATCAAGGCTTATCGTCACGGGATCGGATTTGCAGTTCGCACTTTAAGAAAGGCGATATTCTTACGAAGAGATTCATCAGCACGAAGCGTCCGAGTACGAACAGCAAg attATTTATGAAGTTTCTAAACTCGAGAGAGATAGCGTTCCTGCCTTGTTTTTTCTTGATGTGAAACGATGTTGCCACAAAGGAAACAAACAACCGCCGTCAACAACGAACGAAACCCCGCGTTCCTTGGAATGCTTGGAAGGACCACTCGGCACCTCAGCGACTGTAACTTCGCTGAGCGAAGATACCGATGATAGTTCTGACGAAGAGCAGCACGAAAAACGACACTTACGACCTACTCGACGAGACTATCGGTTGGTAGCACAAAGAGTCCAATATCGTTCGAGACGTCGTCAAATACGAGCGTTTCAAGAATTGCGTGCGAAATGGTTGGCTAAGAGCAAAACTCTGGAAAAACAAACTCGTCTCCTCGAGAAAAGGATTCACGAACTCGTAGAAGTTCAAACTTCCGATATTGAATAA